The Rhinolophus sinicus isolate RSC01 linkage group LG13, ASM3656204v1, whole genome shotgun sequence sequence TTGCTGTATTGAGAATAGCCTGTTGGTGAGGATGGAGGATTGGAGGCGGGGATGGTGCAGGATAAGGGAGACCCGTTAAAGAGGCTGAGGCGATAAGCCTGGTGAGAAGCGGTGATGGCTTGGACGGGGTAGTGGCAGTGAGAATAGTGAGTTGGATGAGAGACTCGGAGAATCAGCAGGGGGATCATAACTCCGCCTAAAGACGTGGGGCCCCAGAGTTAGTGGGACATGATTGGAGGAAGAGACTTTTTGGGGAGCAGTTTCTGGATCATGGTTGTGTTTGGGCAATGTCAGGACTGAAACTTGGATTAGGGTCTGACCTGGGGGGCCATTAAGGGAATCAGAGGGAGAGTCATTGGTCTCTGAGAAGATCGGGGCTGGAGTCCGGGTCTGGGGAGCATTATTAGGATGAGGACCAGTTTTAGCGTGAGGACTAGTTTGGGGTTGAGGTTGTTGATGGAGACCAGTTCACTTTTTCCGCATCTTCACATCATACTCGGACCGGGGTTGGTTGTAACCACCACCTCCTGTCCCACTGAGCTCACCCACACGGATTGGAGGAGCACGGAGGCTCTAAGGACGTACCTTCCTTGGGCATCATGGGGGTGGGCATCCCACCTGGGTGAAGCCTGATGGCATTCCCAAACTGGGAGATAGAGTCAGGGAAGAGTGAAGTGCCCTCGGTGCTTGACTCCGGTCCTTTTTCCCCAGATGgcccactgtgtgaccttggttcAGCTGTCCATTTCCTGTGACCACCTCATTGACAAGGACATCGGCTCCAAGTCTGACCCACTCTGCGTCCTTTTACAGGATGTGGGAGGGGGCACCTGGGCTGAGGTGAGAAGGACCGTGAGGTTAGGGTTGTGGAGGGAGCCTAGGACTGTTTTTGGGGTGGAGGGTGTGTGGTGTGATGCTTATTGGCCTCTGCCTACAGCTTGGCCGGACTGAGCGTGTACGGAACTGCTCGAGCCCCGAGTTCTCCAAGACTCTGCAGCTTGAGTATCACTTTGAGACGGTCCAGAAGCTCCGATTTGGCCTCTATGACATAGACAACAAGACCCCTGAGCTGGGGGATGATGACTTCCTAGGAGGGGCTGAGTGTTCCCTAGGACAGGTACGTAGGGATTAAAATCGTTCAGACACAGGTTTAGTAAGAGCCCTGTCAGACAACCAGCCTGCCCAGAACTTGGAGGGGGGTGGTCAGGCAGGACCTAATCCTGCCTGAGATCCTCACACATATacctgccccctgcccccgcTCTGCCCAGATTGTGTCCAGCCAGATACTAACTCTACCCTTGATGCTGAAGCCTGGAAAACCTGCCGGGCGGGGCACTATCACGGTAAGGAAGAAGTCCGTAAGGGCGGCTGGGGGGCTTTACATGGAGGAAGAATTCATGAGGTGACCCAGTCTCCTGCCTCCCTTACCTAGGTCTCGTCTCAGGAGCTGAAGGATAGTCGTGTAGTGACCATGGAGGTAGAGGCCAGAAACCTAGATAAGAAGGTGTGTGTAGAAGGAGACCCTGGGGTTTCAAGAATGAGGGGGACTGGAATGGTGTGTTGGGGgtcaggtgggggcaggggtctgGCACAGTGATTGTTTCTTCCTAATCTGATAACAGGTCTCTGTGGTATTGACAGGACTTCCTGGGGAAATCGGATCCATTCTTGGAGTTCTTCCGCCAGGGTGATGGGAAATGGCACCTGGCATACAGATCTGAGGTGTGAGACCCCTGgaattgggggtggaggggtaggGTGGGAGAGAGTCTCCTGGGATTTGTGGCTAGCAAGGTTtggaacacagagaaaaagactACATATGAGTAGGAAAAGGATGGCAGCTCCCCACCCACCAGGCCAGAGCTCACCGGAGATCTTGCCCTCCACCTTCAGGTAATTAAGAACAACCTGAACCCTACGTGGAAGCGCTTCTCTGTTCCCTTTCAGCACTTCTGTGGGGGAGACCCCAGCACACCCATCCAGGTGAGGAGCACGCCTCCTGAATGGGCTGAACGGGTCTGAGAGCCTGGGGAGGGATTTATTCTCACCTGCCACCTgcctcctggtcttggtagacaCACACCTTGCCTCGCAGGTGCGGTGCTCAGACTATGACAGCGATGGTTCACATGACCTCATCGGTACCTTCCACACCAGCTTGGCCCAGCTGCAAGCAGCCCCGGTGAGTGCTGGCCCTGCTCAGCGTGCTGAGGTGGCCTAGAGGGCTGCAGCCCAGGGAGCGGAGGAGGGCCGGGCAGTTCCACTCCAGTCCTGGCTGAGGCTCTGGGAGTTTCCTACCCTAATTGTTCTTTCCTCACCAGGCTGAGTTTGAATGCATCCACCCTGAGaaacagcagaaaaagaaaagctacaaaAACTCTGGAACTATCCGCGTCAAGATTTGCCAGGTGAGACGACAGCCCGTGTGACCCCTGAGCTCCATGGCTGCAAGCCCTTCGCCACCCATGACCCTGGTTTCTTTCATCTGCAGGTGGAGACAGAGTATTCGTTCTTGGACTATGTGATGGGAGGCTGTCAGATCAACTTTACTGTAAGTTGCTTTACCAGGGGCAAGAGAACAGATCTGGGGCTCACGGAGGCTTTCAGCCAAGTTTGCCCCAAGGTCTCCCATGAATTTCCCTTGAACTTCAACCCCTCCTCCTATCCTAGGTGGGCGTGGACTTCACAGGCTCCAATGGAAACCCCTCCTCACCCGATTCCCTGCACTACCTGAGCCCAACTGGGGTCAACGAGTACCTGACGGCTCTGTGGAGTGTGGGCAGCGTGGTGCAGGACTATGACTCGTGAGTGACTTCTCTTGCCCACGCCCACTCCCTGCAGATGCTTCAGCCTCTGGGCTCCCAGTTCCCTCACGGCTCTTCCCCAACTCACTGTCCTCCCACAGGGACAAGCTGTTCCCAGCGTTTGGATTTGGGGCCGAGGTGCCCCCTGACTGGCAGGTGAGCACTCTGTTCCCCTCCTGTACTCGTGTTTTCAGTTTCAGGGTTCTGATTTGGGGGAAGCAGTGAACTTGCTGCCTGGCTCCCAGCTTTATGGATGCATCCCCTGCGGGCATGTGTACACGTGCTCAGGACTGAGTAGCTCCTATACGATGCTTGGTATATACCATATACCATGCTGCCCTTTTTCTTCGTAAAAACGTGGTCATGGGGAAGGAACCTCATTTTCATTCTTGCCCTCAGGTCTCCCATGAATTTCCCTTGAACTTCAACCCCAGTAACCCCTACTGTGCAGGTAAGTCCTCCATCCTCAATCATAAGGCAGATCTGTCCAGACCTAGAGGGCTAACCTTTGCTAGCAAGTGAGAATGGCGGTGGGTGAGCAGACACCTGACTCCAGTGCCCAGAAGACTGGATTTTAGAGCTAGGACTCCAGAGTCAAATCTTCAACCTGCCACCTACTCACTATATGACTTGTGACTTGCTTAGCTTCTGTGTGCTTGTAGGTTACAATATTGTAGGATATGGAATTTTTAAGGAGAGGATGTATGTACTGCTTGGTGTGTACTAAATGCTCTCTaaaaaatggtagctattatattatcattatctCTGCCTAGAAGCTCACAGCTGCTTATTTAGGCATCAGCTCTTTTTAGGGTGCTTTTTACCCCAAGTTCTTTCGTCTAGAGAAGGCCAAACCTCGTGGCTCACTAGCCACCCCCACATGGGCAACAAGCTATAGTGGAAAACTTGACCTGaactgagtttttattttgacCTGAGTTCAGACttagagaaaagttgcaagaattgATCTAGGGGATCAGGTCATTGGAGCTCAGGAGTCAGGGCCCCGGTGAAAGGGGCTATTTACCTTCACCCAGATTGTCCTAACATGAATGTTTTACCACGTTTGGTTTATTATTCTCACTCAAGTTCTCTCTACCCCCCAccacatatatacttttttttttctgaaatgttgaGAATTATAGTGAATAAGCCCTGCCCCAAGTTTGCCTCTGTGGCCCCACCAACTTTGCACCCATCTTCATTCATGTGGCCTTttatccctaaatacttcagtgttgcctaaaatcaaagacattctcttacataaccacattATAATCCTCAAAGTTAGGAAATTAACATTAATACAATACTATTATCCAGTCTATAGAGTTTATTCAAATTTTGCCCTTTGTCCTGACTCCTACAGCAAAAGAAAATCTTGGATCACATGTTGCATCCAGTTGTCTTATGTTCCAGAGTTCTTCGTGTCTTTCATTATATTGACATTGTTTAAGATTACAGGCCTGATAATTTGTAGGCGGTCCCTCAGTTTGGGTATACCTAATATTTCCTCCTGATTAGATTGAGATGATGCGTTTTTGG is a genomic window containing:
- the LOC109448165 gene encoding copine-1 isoform X2; this translates as MAHCVTLVQLSISCDHLIDKDIGSKSDPLCVLLQDVGGGTWAELGRTERVRNCSSPEFSKTLQLEYHFETVQKLRFGLYDIDNKTPELGDDDFLGGAECSLGQIVSSQILTLPLMLKPGKPAGRGTITVSSQELKDSRVVTMEVEARNLDKKDFLGKSDPFLEFFRQGDGKWHLAYRSEVIKNNLNPTWKRFSVPFQHFCGGDPSTPIQVRCSDYDSDGSHDLIGTFHTSLAQLQAAPAEFECIHPEKQQKKKSYKNSGTIRVKICQVETEYSFLDYVMGGCQINFTVGVDFTGSNGNPSSPDSLHYLSPTGVNEYLTALWSVGSVVQDYDSDKLFPAFGFGAEVPPDWQVSHEFPLNFNPSNPYCAGIQGIVDAYRQALPQVRLYGPTNFAPIINHVARFAAQAAHQRTASQYFVLLLLTDGAVTDVEATREAVVRASHLPMSLIIVGVGGADFDAMEQLDADGGPLRTRSGEGAARDIVQFVPYRRFQNAPREALAQTVLAEIPMQLVSYFKAQGWAPLKPLPVPAKGPAQAPQA